DNA sequence from the Ovis canadensis isolate MfBH-ARS-UI-01 breed Bighorn chromosome 2, ARS-UI_OviCan_v2, whole genome shotgun sequence genome:
tttcattcactttcactccccacctcccagggccTGGAAGAAAATCTTCTGGCAGCTGATCCTACTTGCACTTGGCATCTTAGGGCTGCTCCGGTTCGGGCTTCCTGTACTCAGGTATaaccccttccccagcccttgCAATGGGACCAGCAGGAGCAGGGTCCAAGTGGCCCTTTCCAAGTGCCCCCCTGAGGGATGGGGAGTGGCAGCTGTCACGGCTGCACAAGCATCCTCGGGGGCTCTCCCTCCTTGTAAGTAGCAAAGAGAGAGGGCTCCTGAGCAGGCTGGCGCCCCCCTCACTACTGCTCCCACCCCACAGGCATCTGGAAGTCCTCATTCCTATGGGTGTCTGCCCTCTGGCCAGAACGCCCCTGCTGAGAGACAACTTCTCGGGTCCCCTGGATCCTGGGTGAGAAGCCACCACCTCTCCCACTCTGAGAACACCCCCACACCCTACCAAGCTCTGCCCCAGTGTCCCTGTCCTTCTCGCATCCCCAACCCTGGCAGGGCTTGGCACTCCACCCAGGGCCCCCCTCAGGTAGCATGTCTCCCACTACTCTGCTGGGTCTGGGATAGAGATTTCTaggggcagggcctgggtggTCCCGAGGGCCCAGGACtaggaggggtggcagtgagcgTTCACCCAGCAGGTGAATGGACAAAcctgtctctccctccctgccccggCCAGGGCCCGGCCTGAAGTCTTAACCTGTACTTCCTGGGGGGCTCCCATTATTTGGGATGGCACCTTTGACCCAGACGTGGCCCAGCAAGAGGCTGTGCAGCGGAACCTCACCGTGGGTCTGACTGTCTTTGCTGTAGGCAGGTAAGGTCTGGGGAGGGAAATGGTGCCATCCTAGCAGGAAGAAGGGGGGGTGCATGTGATGTAGCGAGTGGGGCACCCCATTATCCTGGGCCATAGGATGCCAAGGAGAAGCAGAGACAGCACCCCTTGTCCCAGACCCCCATGGCGAGGGCAGACCCCTCCTCCCTGGACACCAACGCCATGGAGTCCACCCGGCACAGGCAGCCAGGAGCTCAGAATCACAACCGAGAAGGAATCTGCCCAGGGTCTGGGGCAGATCCATCTGGAGGCCTTGGGTTTTCGGTGAGAAAATGGTCTTTTCAGGTGAGACTTGTGAGAGGAGATGACAACGACTGGGTAAACAGAGGGGCTGGCCCGGCGGCAGAAGGGCCCATGGCCAGTGGCTCAGGCACAGCACGCAACAAGGGGAAGCAGGAGGTTGGCCAAGCAATTCTGATGGCAGGAGAGGGACTGGGGAGCTGAGGGCTTTTGCAAGGGAGTGAATCTGGGCTGGGTAAAGAGGGATGTGAAGAAAGGGAGATGCTGAGAATGGCAGCGTCAGCAGACCAGAGGACTCTGAGGAAGGGCTGTTGGGGGTGGTATCACAGGACATGGGCTGGAAGGATGGGGGCTCCCAGAGTGGGACATGCGAAGGCTGCAGCTTTGGTGGGGGGCCCAGACTGATGATGACCAAGTCGAGATAGAGGCCATGGGGGCAGGTGACTGAGTGGGGAGGGGACAGAATCAGGACAGGAGGCCAATCGAGGATATGAGGGGCCCCCAGGTATGGAGAAGGAGCCCTGAGTGGTAGGTGGAGAAGAAATCTCAGGGCACTGACTTTTTTATCTCCCCATTATGGACAGCAGGCTCTCCAAGCTGGTATTCACCTTCCAGTAGTGATGCAAAGTTCTGCCTAAGAGGAGCAATCAGATCCTACAATCTAAGGGCACAGAGAGGTAGAGTTTAAGGCAATCTAAGGAAAAGTTTCTAATAATGGAACAGGCTGCTTTGGGAAGGCAGTGAGAGCTTTGCATCcagaaaaagatatgcaaaagtCTGGGGAAGGAATTCTGTCATCAGACACCCCAGACAACTGCTCAAGTTTCCTCCAAATTTGTCCCCCACACTCTGGAAGGGAGAGAAAGTCAGGAGGGGCCCTGGAAGGCCACGGAGCAAACAGGACAAGGGCTGACCAGGGAGCCAGGCGGGCAGAACTGTGGCCTCTCCAGGACCTTGGTGCCCCCACTTCTGTTCTGGATGCTGAGTAAGGGGTTTCTCCACCAGCcttcataactcagttggtaaagaatccgcctgcaaagcaggagaccctggttcaattcctaggtcgggaaaatctgctggaggagggataggctactcactccagtattcttgggtttcccttgtggctcaggtggtaaagaatctgtctgcagtgcgggagacctgggttcgatccctgggttgggaaaatcccctggagaagggaaagactatccactccagtattctggcctggagaaaattccacgggctgtatagtccatgtggttgcaaacagTCGACACAACTGTACCGATtttcacttacactttcactttccaccagCTTGAGGGACCCAGAGTCTCTGGGACCAGAAGTTTCAGGGTCCTAAGTTCCAAGGTTCTATAAACCCAACATAGGACGCTGAGGCTTCTAAGGTCTCTAACTCCAGCTTCTCCCAGTTCCACCCAGAATAGAGCAAGTGCAGGTAAGGATACAGGCTCTAATGCCaggctgggttcaaatcctggtttcaCACTTATCAACTGTGTGTACACTTGGAAAAGTTAATAAagctctctgtgactcagtttcctcacctgagaTAAAGATAATAatggtgaagattaaatgagataatgcacatTACTTTGAAAACTGTCTGCCACACGATCAATGTTCTAAAATATCAggcattattactattattttatgaCCCCAGGATTCCAAGGTGTGTTTATAGAAAGTTACTAGTATTGCAAACATCCCACTTACCTAGGTTTGTGGTTTGTCACCACAAACTCAATGACATTGCTCACGGTCTTGTGGCTCAGGAATTCCGACAGGGCTCAGCAGATGgggcccctccctgctcccaaaCGTTTGGGTCCCCACCGGGCCAGTAGCCTGCGGAAAACCAGGGGGCGCTTTTCTCCGTGGCTAGCTCAGGCTCTCTCACTTCGTGGCAGCCTCAGAGTGCTTAAGCAAAGGGCCAGAGCTCTAAAGAGACAAAGGGTAACGGGCCAGTCCTCCCAAGGACCAGAACAGCGTCCCTTCCTTGGGACTCTACTGACCTACGCGGTCAGGGAGTGCCATGTTCAAGGGCAGGGACACAGAGCCCCTGTGGGCAGGGATGGCAAACAATGGGCAATGATTTTTAATTCACCTCGGACGACTCTGGGGCTGAATAGTTTTGGAGTTCCGGGGCCTGGGGTTGCAGGATCCCAGGAAGGACATGGGGAGGGCTGGTAAGCCCGAAGACTCCTCGGACTCCGGAGGGCGCAGCGGCCGGGCTGATttggcccggccccgccccgcccggcagGTACCTGGAGAAGTACCTGGAGCGCTTCCTGGAGACGGCCGAGCAGCACTTCATGGTGGGCCAGCGCGTGGTGTATTACGTGTTCACCGAGCGTCCGGCCGCGGTGCCCCGCGTGCCGCTGGGCCCGGGCCGCCGGCTGCGCGTGGAGCGCGTGGCACGCGAGCGCCGCTGGCAGGACGTGTCCATGGCGCGCATGCGCGCGCTGCAAGCGGCGCTGGGCGGCCGTCTGGGCCGCGAGGCGCGCTTCGTGCTCTGCATGGACGTGGACCAGCACTTCAGCGGCGCCTTCGGGCCCGAGGCGCTGGCCGAGTCGGTGGCGCAGCTGCACGCCTGGCACTACCGCTGGCCCCGGCGGCTACTGCCCTTCGAGCGCGACGCGCGCTCGGCCGCCGCGCTGGGCCCCGGGGAGGGCGACTTCTACTACCACGCGGCCGTGTTCGGGGGCAGCGTGGCGGCCCTGCGGCGGCTGACGGCGCACTGCGCGCGGGGCCTGCGGCGGGACCGCGCGCGCGGCCTGGAGGCGCGCTGGCACGACGAGAGCCACCTCAACAAGTTCTTCTGGCTGCACAAGCCCGCCAAGCTGCTGTCGCCCGAGTTCTGCTGGAGCCCCGAGATAGGCCGCCGGGCCGAGATCCGCCGCCCGCGCCTGctctgggcgcccaaggagtatGCTTTGCTGCGTAGCTAGCGGTGCCCTGGGCCCTGGAGGTCCCAGATGCCGGCGGGGCCCCTTCTGGAAGGGGTGTGGAGCTGGAAGGGACAGAAAGACTGCATGAAAACCTGCCTGGCTGCGGGGATGGGGGGCGGGGGATTGGAGGAGGCCTGGCCTTGGGGAAGTGCCTCTCCGAGGCGGGCGGTCCATCCCTTCCCCAACTTTGTACAGCAACCCAGGCACCACCAGCTGCCTGGAAACCTTTCACTTCTGACCTTATTGAGTTCAGCAGAGGCCCCACTCCCAAAGAGATGTTTTAGCCCCTTCCTCATAaccccacttaaaaaaaaaaaagtgggactGAGGCCCAAAAAGGGAACGTAACTGTCTAAGGACCCAGAGCATCTGTGAGTCAGTCAGTGAGGTCAGCAACTGGAAAGTCAGGACGGGCCCGCAGGCCAAATAGCTGCCGCTGGGCAGGAGCCCCAGATGGAGAAACACAGTGGCATCCGGTTCACCTCCCCCGCTCTCGGCACGGTTTGTACATATTTAAGCAATACAATAATAAAAGACATTATTCCACAGTGTCCTTGTGGCCCTTTCTCCTGGAGAATCCAAAttcataaaaataacatttcctcGCCATGGGACCCACGGCTGTTTAGCCATAGTGTCTGGGAGATAAATTTCCTTATCGGTGGCTGCTCTCCAGACTCTTCATCCTCAGTAGAGAAAGATGCAGGTTCCGAATGGGAGCATGATGTCATCAGGCCTTCCAGGAAAGGTGGTTCCCTCCGGGAAATAGCTGCAGAGTTGGGGAAGTTATCTGCTGGAAGTCCCTGAGATATTGTCTTAACAGCTGAAAactagaggcccagagagggtgggATTTCCCTCTGGGTCTCCTGAACCGTGGCTGTAGTGTTCTCCTAGACCTTCAATTTTTAACAGCCTCCACTGTTTCCAGGTGGGACAACAGTTCTGTAAGCCAACTCTGATGGCTTTTACACACTAACCATTTTCTCACACCATTTTTACAAACATTTTATCAACACAGTTGATGATGATCTACTCTCTCCAAAGCAGTTCCTAGGTCCCAGTGTCTCCTGCCTAAACTAGATTAGCAGAACCCAGGAGGCCTTTTGGATTCTGGGTTAGAGCTAAGAACAGGCCAGGTGTGCCTGAGAATAGGTTATGACTTGATGACTATAAGCTGACATCCCTTCCTCTGGTGGGAGACTGTCCCCCTTACCCTGCAGCATTCACTAAAAGCCACACAGACCGACTCCTCGGCCAGCAGAGACCTGAGTTCGGGCCAGTAAGACCTGGTTAGGAATCAACTCcctttctgactctgtgcatGGTTGTGGACTAGATCCTCAACCTTTGTTGAGTCTGTTTTCTCACATGTAAAGTGGGGATGCCAGTCACCCTCCACGCAGGTGTTGTGACACTCCAGAAAATAActtgccttctccctctccttGCCTGCCTCTTCTCCAGCAAGTTCAAGGGGTGCAGAGGAATCAGCAAAGGCCAGCCATTTCATGTTTTGAAGAGGAAGTGATGGCAG
Encoded proteins:
- the A3GALT2 gene encoding alpha-1,3-galactosyltransferase 2: MAFREGPRAWKKIFWQLILLALGILGLLRFGLPVLRHLEVLIPMGVCPLARTPLLRDNFSGPLDPGARPEVLTCTSWGAPIIWDGTFDPDVAQQEAVQRNLTVGLTVFAVGRYLEKYLERFLETAEQHFMVGQRVVYYVFTERPAAVPRVPLGPGRRLRVERVARERRWQDVSMARMRALQAALGGRLGREARFVLCMDVDQHFSGAFGPEALAESVAQLHAWHYRWPRRLLPFERDARSAAALGPGEGDFYYHAAVFGGSVAALRRLTAHCARGLRRDRARGLEARWHDESHLNKFFWLHKPAKLLSPEFCWSPEIGRRAEIRRPRLLWAPKEYALLRS